Proteins from one Vicugna pacos chromosome 25, VicPac4, whole genome shotgun sequence genomic window:
- the LOC140689108 gene encoding cTAGE family member 4-like → MPGTGPRLEPQGRARQVGEEKQMNEELAGQIASLQAEETGLWWENAQLDCDFQQLRQRLQILPRVQVDHVTQLQEKWHQEEVPCSELERELAAASGQVTFMQQICSVYKQMAEALGQHLEENLAHHWKEILFFEKRAQESWM, encoded by the coding sequence GTCCTAGGCTGGAGCCTCAAGGAAGAGCCAGACAAGTGGGGGAAGAAAAGCAGATGAATGAAGAGTTGGCAGGACAAATAGCCAGTCTGCAGGCAGAGGAGACGGGTCTGTGGTGGGAGAACGCCCAGCTCGACTGCGACTTCCAGCAGCTGCGCCAGAGGCTCCAGATTCTGCCCAGAGTCCAAGTGGATCACGTTACGCAGCTTCAGGAGAAGTGGCACCAGGAGGAAGTGCCCTGCTCAGAGCTGGAGAGGGAGCTGGCCGCCGCGAGTGGACAGGTGACCTTCATGCAGCAGATCTGCAGCGTCTACAAGCAGATGGCCGAGGCCCTAGGCCAGCACCTGGAGGAAAACCTTGCCCATCATTGGAAGGAGATCCTCTTCTTTGAAAAGAGAGCCCAAGAGAGCTGGATGTAG